Sequence from the Arthrobacter pigmenti genome:
AGACAACGACGACGGCGCCGCCTCGATCACAGGTGTCACCATCGACTCCCGGGAAGTGCTTCGCGGGGACCTGTACATCGCAGTGCCCGGCACCGGGCGTCACGGTGCCGACTTCACCGCCCAGGCGGTTGCCGAGGGCGCCAGCGCGGTGCTGACCGACGACGCGGGGCTGGAAACCGCAGCGGCGGCGCTTCGGGGGACCGGCATTCCGCTGTACCGTGCGGCGCCGGTGCGGGACTATGTCGGGCCCCTTGCCGCCGTCGTTTTCGACAGCCAGCCGCCGCGGGACCGTCCGATTCTTTTTGGGGTTACCGGAACCAACGGCAAGACCACCACCACCTACTTCCTGAACGCGCTGAGTGCTGCGCTGGGTCTGAGCACCGGCCTGATCGGCACGATCGAGATCCGCGCCGGGGACACAGCCATCCCGTCCGCACTGACAACACCCGAGTCCCCGCAGGTCCACGGGATCCTCGCGCTCATGCGGGAGAGGGGTATCGAGGCGGCCGCCATGGAGGTGTCCTCCCATGCCGTGGAGTACCGCCGGGTTGACGGTGTGCAGTTCGACGTCGTCGGCTTCACCAACCTCACCCAGGACCACCTCGACCTGCACGGCACCATGGACGAGTACTTCGACGCGAAGGCCGCCCTGTTCAGCCGGAATAGGGCGGACCGGGCGGTCATCATCGTGGACGATGAGTGGGGTCGGCGCCTGGCCCGGCGGACGGACCTGGAAACCGTCACGCTGTCGGTGAGCGGTGGATCGCCCGCGGACTGGATGGTATCCGGGATTTCCCGGGTCGGGTTGGGCCACGCCTTCACCCTTGAAGGGCCGGCGGGGGAGGAGCTCGTACTCCGCTGTGGACTGCCCGGAATCTTCAACGTGGCGAACGCTGCGTTGGCGGCCGTCATGGTTCTCGCAACGGGCACGACATGTCAGGACCTGCAGCGCGCGGCCGAGCTCCATGATCCCTTCACCACCGAAGTGCCTGGCCGGAT
This genomic interval carries:
- a CDS encoding UDP-N-acetylmuramoyl-L-alanyl-D-glutamate--2,6-diaminopimelate ligase; protein product: MRPDVVVPRSMGQILAALPAGLPPVQLVGGGDNDDGAASITGVTIDSREVLRGDLYIAVPGTGRHGADFTAQAVAEGASAVLTDDAGLETAAAALRGTGIPLYRAAPVRDYVGPLAAVVFDSQPPRDRPILFGVTGTNGKTTTTYFLNALSAALGLSTGLIGTIEIRAGDTAIPSALTTPESPQVHGILALMRERGIEAAAMEVSSHAVEYRRVDGVQFDVVGFTNLTQDHLDLHGTMDEYFDAKAALFSRNRADRAVIIVDDEWGRRLARRTDLETVTLSVSGGSPADWMVSGISRVGLGHAFTLEGPAGEELVLRCGLPGIFNVANAALAAVMVLATGTTCQDLQRAAELHDPFTTEVPGRMQLIGENPAAIVDFAHNPDALALTLESVRVPQADSRLLIVFGATGQRDVSKRPVMGATAARLADVVIITDDDPHDEDEAVIRAGVLEGAQGAKDAENLSCEILEIFPRAAAIDQAVALARKGDIVLVAGRGHEVWQEVKGVNLPLDDRAELAAALTRHGFSALSGNRIES